Genomic segment of Vulpes lagopus strain Blue_001 chromosome 7, ASM1834538v1, whole genome shotgun sequence:
ccgccccggggagggCGCACTCACCAGCAGCGGCATCCAGCAGATGCTGGCCACCACCATGATGCCCGTGAGCTGGGCCATCATCTCCACCTCGCAGTCCCGCGGGCGCTGCTGGGCCGCCTCCTGCCCGTGGTACACGTGGCACAGGGTGGCCACGCTGATGGTGTTGAGCAGGAAGGACAGCCCCACCGAGAGGCTGCCGAGGAGCGTGAAGAGGAGGCCGAAGGCCACGTCCCCGGGCTGGGCGCCGAGCGTCAGGAAGCACCAGGAGCCGGGGTACTGCACGGTGTAGCGGCCCACGCCCAGCAGCGGCAGCAGGCCCAGCGCCAGCGCCGCGGCCCACACCAGCGCCACGGTGGCCCAGGCCCGGCGGCGCGAGGAGGCCGCGGGCCGCGAGAAGGGCCGCGTGATGCCCAGGTGGCGCTCCGAGGCCATGGCGGCGCCCAGCAGCAGCGGGCAGAGGCCGAAGAAGACCATGACGACGCCCATGAACTGGCACAGGCGGCAGCCGGGGTCGGCGGCGCGCCAGTCGAGCAGCGCGGCGTGCTGGGCCACCACGATGGCGCCGGTCACCAGCAGCCCCATGAAGTCGGTGAGGACCAGGCCGCAGAGGAGCGTGAGGAAGGAGGAGCGCGCGTGCGAGCCGCCCTGCCTGGCGCCCGCCAGCACGCCCAGCGCCAGCAGGTTGGACGCCAGGCCCGCCAGGCAGAAGGAGGCCGCGAACCAGGGCGACGCGATGAGGCGCCGCTCCTCCGCCGTCAGGTTGCTCGGCCGGAAACACGGCCCCGCGGAGCTGCCGTTGGGCCACATGGCGCCGAGCCGGGCGCGGGGTCAGCACCCCATGGGGCGCGGCGCAcctgggggcacagagagggtgACTGGCCGCGGCCCTGGCAGCGCCGCCGCCGTTGATGGTCTGGGTTAGGagcgcagccccggccccccgaCGTGCCCCGCCGAGCCGTGGCCGCCGCGGAATCCAGGACGGTCGGGCCGAGGTGAGGAGGTCGCCGGCTGTCGCGCGCTCCAGGCGGCCCTGGGCCCCGTCCGGGCTCGCGGCTCGCGGCCACCCCTCCGGCTCTTCGGAAGCCGCTGCCTCACACATGTTGGGGTCATGTGGGTTCTTCCCC
This window contains:
- the TBXA2R gene encoding thromboxane A2 receptor, with translation MWPNGSSAGPCFRPSNLTAEERRLIASPWFAASFCLAGLASNLLALGVLAGARQGGSHARSSFLTLLCGLVLTDFMGLLVTGAIVVAQHAALLDWRAADPGCRLCQFMGVVMVFFGLCPLLLGAAMASERHLGITRPFSRPAASSRRRAWATVALVWAAALALGLLPLLGVGRYTVQYPGSWCFLTLGAQPGDVAFGLLFTLLGSLSVGLSFLLNTISVATLCHVYHGQEAAQQRPRDCEVEMMAQLTGIMVVASICWMPLLVFIAQTVLRSPPAMSPTGQLSRATEQQLLIYLRVATWNQILDPWVYILFRRAVIRRLHPRLSARPRSLSLQPQLTQRRPVP